AGGTCGGGATACCATCAATTAAATGTGAGAGAAGAAGATATCCCGAAGACGACCTTTCgcactagatatggtcattatgaattcgtaTCATGCCGTTCGGTTTGATTAATGCTCCGGCcacattcatggatttaatgaatcgagTGTGTCGATCGATGCTCGATTAGTTTGTTATATTCTCCATCGACGACATTCTAATTTATtcaaaaagtgaagaagaacatggtaTGCATTTGAGGCTAGTATTGGAGACTTTGAGAAAAGAGaagctttatgctaaattttcaaagtgttaattttgtCTTCAAGTAGTCCAATTCTTGGGGCATGTTGTTAATAAGCAAGGAATTCACGTCGACCCGGCCAAGATAAAAGCTATGATGGAATGGGAACCGCCTACAAGTCccaccgaggttaggagttttcttggATTAGCAGGATACTATCGATGATTCATAAAAGACTATTCCAAGATAGCTACTCCACTTACCAAGTTAACACGAAAAGACGTTCCGTGGAAATGGGAAGACAAGCAAGAGCAAGGGTTTCAATTTCTATAGGAGAAGGTTGcccaagctccggtcttagtgttaccggaagggaatgaagaTAGGACAGTATATTGTGATGCATCTATGAAGGGTTTGGGGTGTGTGCTTATGCAAAAAGGAAGGGTTATAGCTTATACCTACCGTCAATTGAAGTTTCACAAGAAACACTACCCCACTCATAATTTAGAATTGACGGTCGTGGTTTTCGCTGTGAAAATATGGCGCCATTATCTGTACGGCGTAAAATTTTCTATATACACCGATCATAGAGCTTGAATTATTTTCTTCAATCAACGGGATTTGAACAATCGTCAAAGGAGATGACttgatttggtgaaagattatgattgtgaaatctttTATCATCCGGGGATGGCCAATGTAGTGGCCGAAACTCTAAGTAGAAAGGCGATTCAACATGTTCTAAGCGTGACGAGCCTATCTATGGTGGTAACCCCACAAATTTTTGAAAGAATTCGGGAAGCACACGGTGTTGCCTTAGCACCTAAGAATGTTAAAAAGGAGAAGATTAAAGGCCAAGTTGATGAAATTATGGAAGATCCCGAAGTTTGAAACTACTTTATGAAATAATTTGGGTTCCTTTGCAAAGTAATGTTGGAGATGAGCTTCTTGATGCGGCTCACAAGTCTAGGTACTTACATCACACATATCCATTTAGATTATCCATACTCATTACGAATCGGGTGGATCGAGTTGATACCCATTAGATCGGGTGGCTATTGTCATCGCTAGTTAAGAgggaatttatatatatttttctcctTTTAAAAATCTCTTATATCATTCAAAAGATAATGTTCAATGTTGAATCATGTGTGTCCGTGAGGACCAAATTCGATTTTCACATGAGGATTTCATAATGAAATTTGCTTTGCAGTTGGTTATGGATTCCTACAGAAGCATCGCTATCTGAGCGTGTCATATGACAGTTGTTTAGGGTGTGCTTCCCAAAGGTGACTATACGCAGAGCCTGTTCTATGACAATTGTTCGATAACATGTAAAACGGATATGATCGAGTGATGCGAACTCTTTTGATAATTCCACGATAGTAACTCCAATCTCGTTGATAAAGGAAAAGACTCACATACAAACACATGCTTAATAATCTTCAAGTCTTCGGTCATGATAATGATTGATGAGCTATCTTAGTTTCACACAAATGTATGTTATAATTTCCACATCTTAACTAATCAGATGCATTTATTAGAGAAGAAACACTAACACaaataataaaaaagaaaaaaaaattaaaccttCATACATTATGCTGAACCTAACAACTGTCTGCTTAATCTTACCATTTTcatttcttttttatttatttctctgcatagttaaattaaaaagaaaaTGGTAGTACTACTTTTATGCAAGGTGAATAATTTTATGTTGCATAGTTTTCACAGAAAATTCTTCTACCTTCTCTTCACTTTACTTCATGGACTTAACTTTACTGTCCTTGGGATTTGTACTTGTGTAAATTTATACTGTATTTTTACTTCTAAAGGAAAATGATGTATGTGTGTATACTGTGTGAAAATGAGTAAAAATAAATGTGACTACATATGACCAATATTATAAGTATTTTTTTCAGAAAGATACAACTTACCAACCTATAAAATTAAGTATATCCATATATTTACATGCAtagatatacatgcatgcatgatGCATGTatcatgtatgtgtatatatatgtgaatacatttacatgtacatatacatatcCGAACATCTAGTTTGTTTTGTAtgcttttattaaaaatgattttttaATGAAATTAGCCTTGGGGGAAGAGAAAACTAAAAGGAACCCTAGCTACCTCGGAACCGGCATACAAACCGGGTAAAAGTAACCTCGAGTTCGAAAACAAAGCAGAAAGTTATCCCAAATTCAAATCTGGTCTCCTACAATCACAAATGTTGCATAATGCACCAGAATGTTTGCACAATCTTTAGAATAATTGACAAACAGATTTAAACTGAAGTAGCAAAATACCGTATTAAATATGGATACACCAAAATAAATCATGGTTTCCTTTTTTACGGTTTAATACTCATTGTCCGTCCTTGTTTTCGCTTTTAAAAGTTTCTTTTTTAAAATTGACTTTCAATTTTTTTAAAGAATTTGATAACGACATCCGTTACAGTAGAGTTACTGTTAGTGTACGTAAAATTATTGTATTTTTTAGTAAATGTCGATTTCAAATCCATAAGTAATAACTACGTATAACTATGTCGTTaacaaattttttaattttttttttaatatgtagTGTTAATACTTGATGAAATTTACACTAATATAAAACATTTAAAACTCAAATCATTTATATAATTTTCtatcatatataatataacataaataaaaatattataaaattgtaattgtaattaaaagttaaaaTGAGACATTTATAATTGATAGGATAGACTATCTGAATAACATGAGCGGTTTGCATGTTTCAAACATTTTTGTTAGGTATTGATATTTTCACCATTTATAGAATTGATAATTTCACTATAATTGTGCATTTATTTGTATTTTACAAGTGCTTTATATTAATGTAGTTTTATCAAATTCAATGAACCTTTTATTTAGTTACTATGTCAACAATATAAGAGATGATCAAATAGTATTTTTACACCACTTTCTTACATAACCCTATCCGTTATAAGCTAGAGGAATATGAGGACGACATCAAGTTATTATGCGCCCCTTTCGCAATAGGCAACACACATTCTACAATGGCCTAGACAGAGGGTTGCGATCCCACGAGGGTTAGCTAACTCAAAAACTCGTACTTAGTTTAGATTGAAGGCTTCAACTCGTAGCATCGCTAGTAATTAATCGCTAGTCAACATATAACTGAATCCGTTGTACACGCGTACAATCCTTCAATTTATTTGTATTTTCAAAATGATTTTTATCGAATCACTTAGGTTTTGGTACACTCTCCTACgtagattattattaatttttttattttttatttttatttttatttctcaagTCCATCAACGTATCAACGTATTGATTTATATATTACCTGTTTTTTCgtaattaaaaaaagaaaaaagaaaaagcaTATGACTGTAAATTCTTACAAAAACTCATTAAATTACACCATCATAGCTAGGTAGCCACCATCAATCATCTCAAACTCCTTAAATTTTCTTACACTTTAATTGTACCTTTGCATTATCCTAATTTAATGAGTATTCAAAGCTAACAAAAACATTATTAGCATCCAGTTAATAACTCGATCAATGTAATATATTACTAACTCACCAATAATTAGTTACCATTTTTTTCAAGATCTTGGTGGTGGGAAGAATTGCGTACCCGCCATAAAAGCACTAAAAGGAGTTGTGTATGTTGACGTTGGATCAATAAAATTACCTCCCGGATGATTCATACTTGTAGTCACCGTGCCGGAATTTGTAAAAGTAATTTGTTGACTTTGACCTTGACTTTCACTTTGACCACCACCAACTGATGAACTACTTCCTTGATCAAGACCATGATCATATAAAATTCCCTTGAAAACATGACCACCGACGTTTAACGCCGTTTGATAAGCTAACTGTTCTTCACCCTCATCCATTGCACTTACTCTAACACACCGGAACACTGCCGGAGAATTCAATTCTGCCGGAAAATGACCCACTTCTAACCCTAACATTTATATAATATTaagaaaaataaatttattttacttTGAGTAATTAAAAGTAGGATAAATACGGAGTCTAGTAATATTACACATAGTTGAACTTTCAGTATGTGTAAATACTCATATTTATATGATTATTCATATGATATAATAATTATAGAGTTTATAGATTTATAGATATACAGAGACAATAGCCCAGAATTTAAAACCTAAATGATAATTGAGTCTTGAAATATGAAGctaatctataaatatataaatatattcgtatatatatatatggacgaaCAGCATCAAATCATAAATCAATATTGGTAAAGAGAAAAAGAGAATTTTTTTCCCAAACACATTCCAATAATTGAACGGAGAATAATTATTAGATTTTGGTTTTTGTAAAAGTTttgtttgtttctttattttatttatactaGCTCCATCCACAAATAATATTTGTAGAAAAAACTTTACCGGAAGATGTGTTATGATGTTGTGCAACCGGCAAGATGACGCCCACTCCACCACTGCCGCCGGCGACGGTAATACtccgatgatgatgatcatgatgatgatgatgctcttCTCTTAATCTTTTAGGATTCTGATCACTAACGGTGGCTCTCATCATTAAACTTAACTGTTGAGGTCCTAAAGTTTGTTGTTGAGTTAATGACATAAGTTGTTGCTGTCTTTCACGGCGTTTAGCTGCCGGAACCCACGTGCTTTTCACGTGAGTTTGACAGTGAAACCCTCTACTTCTACAACAAGTTCTACATCTCATATGTTGACAATCTTTTTTAGCTTGATTACCACAATCTTGACAATTAATTCCACCACTATTACCACTACTACTTCCACCGGAGATACCATAACCACCTTGCCTCATCACCCTACAACCACCACTACCACCGTTACTACTACTGCTACTGTTGTTGCTATTATGATCACTACCACCATAATGTGGTGGTTGTTGGTTTTgatgtttttggtgaagttgataaTATTGCTGCCATAATTCAAAACTTTTACTATAGATCTCTTTGTTCTTGAATAGATATAAACTATAAGGACTAGTTATACAATCATCATGATCCTGATCTTGATCATGATCATGAtcttgatgatggtgatgatgatggtgatgtttttCAACTTTACTAATTCCAATTCCAG
This window of the Rutidosis leptorrhynchoides isolate AG116_Rl617_1_P2 chromosome 7, CSIRO_AGI_Rlap_v1, whole genome shotgun sequence genome carries:
- the LOC139858348 gene encoding protein SHORT INTERNODES-like, producing the protein MSSFFSLEAGIGISKVEKHHHHHHHHQDHDHDQDQDHDDCITSPYSLYLFKNKEIYSKSFELWQQYYQLHQKHQNQQPPHYGGSDHNSNNSSSSSNGGSGGCRVMRQGGYGISGGSSSGNSGGINCQDCGNQAKKDCQHMRCRTCCRSRGFHCQTHVKSTWVPAAKRRERQQQLMSLTQQQTLGPQQLSLMMRATVSDQNPKRLREEHHHHHDHHHRSITVAGGSGGVGVILPVAQHHNTSSGLEVGHFPAELNSPAVFRCVRVSAMDEGEEQLAYQTALNVGGHVFKGILYDHGLDQGSSSSVGGGQSESQGQSQQITFTNSGTVTTSMNHPGGNFIDPTSTYTTPFSAFMAGTQFFPPPRS